In Sphaerisporangium krabiense, the DNA window GGGGTGGAAGATCCAGTTCGAGGAGTTCGCGCAGGGACAGCACACCGAGGCGTGGAACGTGGATCGCGCCCGCTACGACAGGCTGGTGCGCGACTTCCTCTCCCGGCCCTGACCGGAGAGCGCGCCTCGCCCGCGGGAACCCCGGCCGCCTAGATCCCCGGGTCGGTGAAGGGCTCGGGGAAGTGGCCGGTGCCCAGCAGGCCGTGCCGGGCGCGCACCTCCCGCAGGAGCGCCTCCCTGGTGGTGGCCGCGCGTTCGGCGTCCTCGTCGTAGGCGTACCGGACCGCCGGGTTAGCGAGCTGGACGGGGTGCAGGACGACGTCCCCGGTCAGCGTCAGCGACCCGACCTCCACGACCTGGTGGCCCGGTGTGTGCCCGGGCGTGTGGGCGACGCGGACGCCCGGGACGATCTCGGCGGCGCCGTCCACGGCGTCGACCAGCCCGGTCAGCGGGCGCAGCACCCGTTCCAGGATCGGGTTCGGCCCCGCGCCCTCGATCCAGTCGACCTCGGCGCGCTGGATGACGTGCCGCGCGTTCGGGAACGTGGGGACGCCGTCGGTGACCGCGCCGCTCGCGTGGTCGCTGTGCAGGTGGGTCAGCACGACGGTGCCGACGTCCCCGGGCGCGACGCCCACGGCGGCCAGCTCGCCGACCAGGCCGCCGGGCACCGGCGCCCAGCTCGACGCCGGCGAGTCCGTGCCGCCGATGCCGACGTCCACCAGGACCACGCGGCCGAAGGCGTCGCGCAGCAGGTAGCAGCGGAAGTGGAGGACCCATTCGGCCGGCGTGCCCGCCCAGTCGTCCGGCGACGCGCCGGTGAAGAGCTCGGGAAGCGGACGCCTGATCGACGGGCCCATGGGGCCCACCGCGTCGCGCAGCGGCGTCACCTCGAACCCGCCGAACGTCCTGGGCGCGTACGACATCGGACTCCCTCATCGGTCGGCGTCGCCTCAAGACTATGAGGCCGTGACGGCCGGGCGGAACCGGCGGGCTTGCGCGCAGGGCCGGAATTGCTGTTATCGTGGAGATGGCTGCTCAGGTCCCTCGGATTTCTCGGCGGCGCGCTAGGGCTCGGTCCCCGCGCCCCCTCCCAGGGTCTTCTCTCTCTCGATTCATCTCTTCTCATCGAATTCACGCGATTCTTTCGCAGCCGCGTTCCACCGGTACCGGCGTACGCCGGGCCCGTACGCGTTCTCCGAGGCGCCCCGTTCATGGACGCGCGCCTCCCGTTCGGCAGCCGAATTTCCCGTGCACGAAAAGTCCGGCATTTCCTCTCCGCGAGAGCCGCGTTCCACCGTCCTCGGTTTCACGACACGCGTCCTCTCGCGCATTCCCCAGCGAAAGGCATTTCCCATGACCGTGTCCACCGTGTCCACCGTGTCCACCGTGTCCACCGTGTCCACCGTGTCCACCGTGTCCACCGTGTCCACCGAGGCCCCCGTCAGGCCCCCCGACCGCCCTGACCAGCCGATCCGGCACATCACCGGCCTGGTCGACGTCCGCGACAAGACCGCCTTCATCCGGACGGGCGGCTACGCCCCCGGCGAGGGCGACGTCCGCCTCTCCCTGCCGGAGGTCCGGCGCCTGGGGCTGCGGCCCGGCGACCTGGTCACCGGCACCGTCCGCGCCCCGTACACCCGGCTGGCCGGCCTGCTGTCCGTCAACGGCCGCGAGCCGGGATACGACCGGCCGCACTTCGCCGACCTGACCCCGGTCCACCCCCACGACCGCCTGGTCCTGGAGAACGGCTCCCCGATCACACGCCTGATCGACCTGGTCGCCCCCGTCGGCAAGGGGCAGCGCGGCCTGATCGTCGCGCCGCCCAAGGCCGGCAAGACCATCGTCCTGAAGGCCATCGCGGACGCCGTCACGGCCAATCATCCGGACGCCCACCTCATGGCCGTCCTGGTGGGCGAGCGACCCGAGGAGGTCACCGACTTCCGCGAGTCCGTCCACGGCGAGGTCGTCGCCTCCACCTTCGACCATCCCGCGCGCGAGCACACCGCGCTGGCCGAGCTGGCCGTCGAGCGCGCCAAGCGCCTGGTCGAGCAGGGCACGGACGTCGTCCTGCTGCTGGACTCCCTCACCCGCCTCGGCAGGGCGTACAACGTCACCGCGCCGAACGGCGGCAGGATCCTCACGGGCGGCATCGACGCCCAGGCCGTCTACCTGCCCAAACGCCTCTTCGGCGCCGCCCGCGCGGTACGCGGGGGCGGGTCACTGACCATCTTCGCGACCGCGCTCACCGAGACCGGCTCGCGCATGGACGACAACTTCTACGAGGAGTTCAAGGGCACCGGGAACATGGAGCTGCGGCTCGACCGCGCCCTCGCCGAGCACCGGCTGTACCCGGCCGTCGACGTGGCGGCCTCCGGCACCCGGCGGGAGGAGATCCTCCTCGCCGGGCAGGAGCGCGAGCTGATGTGGCGGCTGCGCCGCGTGCTGTCCGGCCTCGACCGCGAGCAGGCGCTGCGCGTCCTGCTCGACCGGCTGCGCGAGACGCGGTCCAACGCCGCCTTCCTCCGCCAGGTGGCCGCCACGGCCCCCTGAGTCCCTCAGTTGGCGACGCCGACGGCCTGCTTCAGCGTGGCGGGGTCGTCGAGCGCGGTGAGCATGGCGTGCGCGGTGTCCGCCCGCGAGATCGTGTAGCCGCGCGGCACGCTGCCGCCGATGACCCGGCGGTAGGCCCCGGTGAGCGGCTTGTCGGTCAGGCGGGGCGGGCGCACGATCGTCCATTCGGTGGCGCTGCGCCGGACCTCGTCCTCCATCACCGCGAGGTCGGCGTACACGTCGCGCAGGAACCTGCGGATCAGCGGCCTGAGCACCGCCCGGTACAGGAGCCCGTCGTCTTCGGGCGTGGGGCCGAGCGGGGCGGCGCTGATGACGACGAGGCGCCGCACGTCCATGGTCTCCATGGCGCGGATCACCGACCGCAGCGCGATCGCGGCGATGCCCGCGTCCTTCCTGGTCCTCGGCCCGAGCGCCGAGATCACGGCCTCGCGTCCCGCCAGCGCGGGCCGCAGCGCCTCGGGGGCGGTGACGTCCGCGGTCACCACTTCGAGGGCCGAGTGGCTGATGGGAAGCCGGGCCGGGTCGCGCACGACGGCCGCGACCTGGTGCCCGGCGTCCAGCGCCTGCCGGACGACCTCCTTGCCGACCCCTCCGGTCGCTCCTACGACGGTGAGCCTCATGAGCTACCCCTCCCATAGGTTGGTGAGCACTCACTCACATCCTAGAATGAGCACCCCGCGGTGCGCGCACCCGGCCGTCCCGCACGTCAGAATCACCGGGAGAACCCGGAGAAAGGGGAACGATGCCCCAGCGGCCCACGGCCTCAGGCGCGCGCACGCGCCAGCGCATCCTCGACGCCGCGGAGCAGCTCATGCGCACGGTCGGCATCGCCCGCGCGACCACCAAAGAGATCGCGCGCGCCGCCGGCATCAGCGAGGCGGCGCTGTACCGGCACTTCTCCGGCAAGGAGGAGATGTTCGTCAAGGTGCTCGAGGAGCGGCTCCCCGGCCTGAGCACGCTGATCGCGAACCTCGCGCAGGACCCGGGCGAGCGCACGACCGAGGAGTGCCTGGCCGAGATCGCCCGCACGGCCACCCTGTTCTACGAGGCCAGCACGCCGATCGCCGCGCCGCTGTTCGCCGAGCCCGCGCTGCTGGAACGCCACCGCGAGGGGCTGCGCAAGCTCGGCGCGGGGCCGCACCGGCCGCTGGACACGCTCGCCGGCTACCTGCGCTCGTTGCGCGAGGCCGGCCGCGTCCGCGCGGACGCCGATCCGGACGCGGCGGCGGCCCTGCTGCTCGGCGCCTGCTACCAGCGCGCCCAGCTCACCCTGCTCGCCGGCGAGGAGTCCCCGCCGGCCTCGGTCGACGCCTTCGCGACGTCCCTGGCCCGCACCCTGCTCGACGGCATCCGCTGACGTCCGCACGCCCGGAGAAGGCCCCGCGAAGGCACCGAGAAAGCCCCGAGAAGGCGCGGAGAGGACGCGGCGCGGGTACGACACCACCTGGACGCGGCGCCGCCGGGCCGTGGCATTATGTTACTCACGAGTAGCCTATGCGAGGAGCCAGCCGTGCCAACGTCACGTGACGTCGTGTTCGTCGACGGCGTGCGCACGCCCTTCGGCAGGTCGGGCCCGAAGGGCCTGTACGCCGAGACGCGTGCCGATGACCTGGTCGTCCGTGTCATCCGTGAGCTGATGC includes these proteins:
- a CDS encoding MBL fold metallo-hydrolase: MSYAPRTFGGFEVTPLRDAVGPMGPSIRRPLPELFTGASPDDWAGTPAEWVLHFRCYLLRDAFGRVVLVDVGIGGTDSPASSWAPVPGGLVGELAAVGVAPGDVGTVVLTHLHSDHASGAVTDGVPTFPNARHVIQRAEVDWIEGAGPNPILERVLRPLTGLVDAVDGAAEIVPGVRVAHTPGHTPGHQVVEVGSLTLTGDVVLHPVQLANPAVRYAYDEDAERAATTREALLREVRARHGLLGTGHFPEPFTDPGI
- the rho gene encoding transcription termination factor Rho, whose protein sequence is MTVSTVSTVSTVSTVSTVSTVSTVSTEAPVRPPDRPDQPIRHITGLVDVRDKTAFIRTGGYAPGEGDVRLSLPEVRRLGLRPGDLVTGTVRAPYTRLAGLLSVNGREPGYDRPHFADLTPVHPHDRLVLENGSPITRLIDLVAPVGKGQRGLIVAPPKAGKTIVLKAIADAVTANHPDAHLMAVLVGERPEEVTDFRESVHGEVVASTFDHPAREHTALAELAVERAKRLVEQGTDVVLLLDSLTRLGRAYNVTAPNGGRILTGGIDAQAVYLPKRLFGAARAVRGGGSLTIFATALTETGSRMDDNFYEEFKGTGNMELRLDRALAEHRLYPAVDVAASGTRREEILLAGQERELMWRLRRVLSGLDREQALRVLLDRLRETRSNAAFLRQVAATAP
- a CDS encoding NAD(P)-dependent oxidoreductase — translated: MRLTVVGATGGVGKEVVRQALDAGHQVAAVVRDPARLPISHSALEVVTADVTAPEALRPALAGREAVISALGPRTRKDAGIAAIALRSVIRAMETMDVRRLVVISAAPLGPTPEDDGLLYRAVLRPLIRRFLRDVYADLAVMEDEVRRSATEWTIVRPPRLTDKPLTGAYRRVIGGSVPRGYTISRADTAHAMLTALDDPATLKQAVGVAN
- a CDS encoding TetR/AcrR family transcriptional regulator; its protein translation is MPQRPTASGARTRQRILDAAEQLMRTVGIARATTKEIARAAGISEAALYRHFSGKEEMFVKVLEERLPGLSTLIANLAQDPGERTTEECLAEIARTATLFYEASTPIAAPLFAEPALLERHREGLRKLGAGPHRPLDTLAGYLRSLREAGRVRADADPDAAAALLLGACYQRAQLTLLAGEESPPASVDAFATSLARTLLDGIR